The Acidobacteriota bacterium genome segment AACCCACCGCTCGCATACGCCGACACAATTGCAAACGTGCAGACCGATTCTCGATTCAGCGACGCCGCGGTACAGAGGCAGGTCAAGCTGCTCATCGCCCGCCAACGGGTTGCCGAATCTGAGATTGCGGGGGACCAGAGTTTCTTAGATGACATCTGGAACAACAACCGTGCCGTGTTGTACGTTGGCTGTGTTCGCCAGCTCCGTACTGAGACGCAAGACGAGGCACTGGCTGCCTACGACCGAGTCGTTGCCGGAGAGGATTTCGTGTCGGTTGCCGAGGATGTCTCGATCGATGTGGATCTTGGTGGGCAGCCACTTCCCGACGACAACGGACGTTGCCCCCGAACTCTGTCTGGATTCCTTCCCGAGTTCACCGAATCGGCATTGAACGCTGAGGTTGGCGTAGTGACAGCGCCCTTTAGGACAGATGCTGGATGGCACGTGTTGCTTGTCGACAGCCGTTTCGGTCCGACCTCGTTTGATGAGTGGTCAGCCGACCCGTTGAGCTTTGTGACACCCAGCCAAATCGGAGATGTGTTCGTCCCCTGGTACAACGGGAAAATTCGCGATGCCGACATCTCTATCAACGACGCAGTTGGGAATTGGTCCACTGCTGGCGTTGGCATCACGCCTCCAGAGTCGTAGTACATGGCGACCGACCTCTACCTCGTTGGTCTCGGTCCCGGTCCGCTTGATCGGCTTGCGGCGGCTCCGCTCGCTGTCATCCGCTGCACTGCGAACACCGTGATTGTGAGGACAGGTCACCACCCCGGTGCTGCGGATCTGTCAGCCACTCGCGACGTTGTGGTCTGCGACGACTTGTATGACGCTGCCGACGACTTCGATGATGTCTACCAGGCGATCGTTGCGCGGGTCATCGACTCCGCGAAACGTGGGCCGACCGTGTACGCGGTTCCAGGGTCGGTCGCTGTGGGCGAACGGGCGATTCCGATGATGCGGGCCGCTGCTGCCGAGGCAGGTCTTTCCGTGAAAGTCTTTTCGGGAGAGTCTTTCCTTGACCTTCTCTTTCTGACGGTTGGCTTAGACCCGATTGCCGATGGGCTACAGCTCCTCGATGGCCGGGCGCTGGAGACCACACCGGATCTCACGATTCCGACTGTTATCACGCAGGTCGATCGACGCGAGGTTGCCGATCGTGTCGCGGGATTGTTGGCGAAGGTTCTGGAGGACGACTTTGAGATCACGATCGTCGATGCTCTCGGCAACGACGATGCAAGCATCGAAATAGTGACCCTCGGCGATCTTGCGACCATAACGACAACCCCCCTGACATCGGTGTATGTCCCCGCTTCAGCGGTGGGGCTACGAGGTCTTATCGCGATCAACGAGATTCTGCGTCGTCAATGCCCATGGGACAAAAAGCAGACTCACAGAAGTCTGCTCCGACACCTCATTGAAGAGACCTACGAAGTGGTCGAGGCGCTTGAGCAGCTCAGTGTTGAAGCGCCGGAAGGTGACCCGGACTGGGTTGCGTACAGCCATGTCGAGGAAGAGCTCGGAGACGTGTTACTCCAGGTCGTGTTTCACGCGACACTGGCTAGCGAGGCAGGCGCATTCACCATTGACCAGGTTGCAGAGGGCATCCGTCGCAAATTGGTGTACCGCCACCCCCACGTGTTCGGCGACGTCGCAGCCGACGATGCTGAGGCCGTCATTGCAAACTGGGAGGCTCTCAAGGCGAGCGAAAAAAGACGAGAGTCGTTGATGGATGACATTCCGCTCTCCCTGCCGAGTCTGGCGAGAGCTGACAAAACGCAGCGTCGTGCTCGCTCTGTCGGTTTCGACTTCGGCGACGCCGGTGCGGCGCTCGACGCCCTTCGCGGCGAGCTCAACGAGTTTGCTGAAGCTGGACCGTTGCAGCAGGAGTCCGAGTTAGGCGACGTCCTCTTTGCGGTGGCGAATATCGCCCGCCATGTGTCCGTGGACGCTGAGTCGGCGCTTCGTGGATCTATCACCAGGTTTGAGGCGCGCTTTCGATGGATGGAGTCTGCAGCCCAAGATGCCGGTGGTGGGTTGGAATCCATGTCGCTGGATGCGATGGACGAGCTCTGGCAGCAGGCGAAGGGCGCGGTGGGTTAGGTTTCGCCGCGTTTTTGGAATGCACCAGCACAACACACGACCTCTGATACTCTCGCGTCCGCGTTCGAGCGAGAGCTTTCAACCGGCATGACAGAAGCGACCCAAGGAAACCAGTCCCCATGACGAATATCATCAAAGTATGGGCACGTGAGATTCTTGATTCTCGCGGCAATCCGACGGTTGAGGCTGAGATCACGCTCGCCGGAGGAGCGTTCGGTCGGTCCGCCGTGCCATCAGGTGCGTCCACCGGTGCGCTTGAAGCAAGCGAACTTCGAGACGGCGACAACCGCTATTTCGGGAAGGGCGTCC includes the following:
- the mazG gene encoding nucleoside triphosphate pyrophosphohydrolase, with translation MATDLYLVGLGPGPLDRLAAAPLAVIRCTANTVIVRTGHHPGAADLSATRDVVVCDDLYDAADDFDDVYQAIVARVIDSAKRGPTVYAVPGSVAVGERAIPMMRAAAAEAGLSVKVFSGESFLDLLFLTVGLDPIADGLQLLDGRALETTPDLTIPTVITQVDRREVADRVAGLLAKVLEDDFEITIVDALGNDDASIEIVTLGDLATITTTPLTSVYVPASAVGLRGLIAINEILRRQCPWDKKQTHRSLLRHLIEETYEVVEALEQLSVEAPEGDPDWVAYSHVEEELGDVLLQVVFHATLASEAGAFTIDQVAEGIRRKLVYRHPHVFGDVAADDAEAVIANWEALKASEKRRESLMDDIPLSLPSLARADKTQRRARSVGFDFGDAGAALDALRGELNEFAEAGPLQQESELGDVLFAVANIARHVSVDAESALRGSITRFEARFRWMESAAQDAGGGLESMSLDAMDELWQQAKGAVG
- a CDS encoding peptidylprolyl isomerase, producing MLRRLFMLTAALSLAAAACSSNSVVLATVNGLDVTYDDLDAMLVGQETTVLNSEQLRQDLATFIIQSVIITEAEALSGTPIVDDEVREWIDNPPLAYADTIANVQTDSRFSDAAVQRQVKLLIARQRVAESEIAGDQSFLDDIWNNNRAVLYVGCVRQLRTETQDEALAAYDRVVAGEDFVSVAEDVSIDVDLGGQPLPDDNGRCPRTLSGFLPEFTESALNAEVGVVTAPFRTDAGWHVLLVDSRFGPTSFDEWSADPLSFVTPSQIGDVFVPWYNGKIRDADISINDAVGNWSTAGVGITPPES